The segment CTGATCTGAATACCGCGCAGGGCCGGGTACAGATAGAACACCACGAAGCCAATCAGGGCGGGCAGGATGAACAGGTAGCCGGCCAAGGCCTGGGGGGAGAGTCGGCGCGGCGGAGCCGTCGCCTGGAGCGGCACGGCGTCTAATCGGGTGGACATCAAGATCTCCTGGGGTCTCCAGCTCCTGAGGGGCTGGGCAGCGTGCGGGCTTCAGGCCGATTCGCGGACGACGAGCGATACGGGGAAAACGTCTGTCGGGGGTAACTCGCGCTGTTCCACCTGAGCCACGAGGCGGCGGACAGCCTCGCGTGCCATTTCGCCGTGCGGCACGTGCAGGGTGGTGAGCTGCGGGGAGGTGTATTGGGCGAACTCAAAATCATCGAAGCCGCTGATGGCCACATCGGTGGGCACCTGGAGACCTAAGTCGTGCGCGGCCCGGAGAGCACCGGCGGCGATGCGGTCGCTGGCCGCCAGGACGGCGTCTGGTCGTGCGCCACTGGCCCAGAGGGTCTGCATGGCGGCTTCACCGGACGCATACGACCAGCTGCTGGGGATCACCTCGGCCTGCACGCCATGCTCCAGGGTGGCCTGCTGGAAGCCGCGCAGACGCGCCTGCGCGCTGCTGCCGGGATCGCCGCTGGGGATAAGCAGGGCCAGGCGAGCGCGCCCCTGTGCGATATGGTGGCCGACCATCGTGGCGATCCCGCCCTCGTAATCAGCGGAAATGGTAGTTGCCACGCTGTCAGGCAGCACGTGATCGAACAAGACGGTCTGAATGCCGTAAGCCTGGATCTCCAGCAGGTGACTGCTGGGCAGGGTGGTGCCCACCAGCACGGCTCCGCCGAACAACCCTTGCAGGTACCGCTGACGGAAGTGGTCGAGGGTCTCCGGGTGTTCCTGGTCCAGAAAGGCGATGGTCATGCTGTAGCCGTGGGCGTTGGCTTCCGCCACGAAAGCCGACTGGATCAGGTTGCGGTAGGGGTCGTGGATGTCTTCGGCATTGTGGCCAAAGAACGCGCAGCACAGCGTGGTGGTTCGGGATTGGCGCAGCGCCTTGGCAGCTTGGTTCGGGTGGTAGTCCAGCTCCTTGATGGCCGCCAGGACCCGGTCGCGTGTGGCAGGCCGGATGGAGGGGTGATCGTTGAGCACATTGGACACGGTTTGGTAGGACACACCGGCATGGGCAGCGACATTGCGCATGGTGGTTCGGGTCACAGGCGACCTCCAGGTTGGGGCTACTTATTTGAACGATCAAATCATAGCAAAGAAAAATCCTGAACGCAATGGATCGATCAAAAAACGGAGCAGACTTTATCGCAAGGCTTCTCTTGGAACGATCCCGCGTGATGCATGCGTCATTGCGGAAAGCAGCAGGCATCTTCTCTCCTCTACATATCCCTTCCCTTCTACACGTTTGCCTTTCCGTGAATCCTGCGTCTGTGATGCTCTCGTGTCGTGGCCGCAGTCATAGGTTCATGCAGAAGCACTCTGCTTGAGCCGCCACTGACTTTTGGAGGGCATCAGAACGATCGCGCCAATCTCCAAGCTCTCATTCGACTGCATGGGACGCACGGTAACTTGCTTTTTGCGGCCGATGAGCGGGGTCGTGGCGTGCTCACTGGGATCCAAGGTGGCCTACCGGGGCGTGCTGGATGATCATCATCCGGGGGGCAGTGTCGATACAGCTTTGGGTCAGCCACGAGAGGTCAGCTTGCTCAAACTGGTCAAGGTACTCCAGCCCTCAGTCAGTGCCGATTTATACGAAGGCGAGCCCCAGACTTTGCCAGGACTCGCCTCGGTTGGGAGGTTGTAGGTGCTTACACCTTTATCCTGCCGGGTGCTTAGCCAACTGTTTGAGCAAATTGGCGGTTTCTACAACAGCCAGCAAGG is part of the Deinococcus sp. QL22 genome and harbors:
- a CDS encoding LacI family DNA-binding transcriptional regulator, with the translated sequence MTRTTMRNVAAHAGVSYQTVSNVLNDHPSIRPATRDRVLAAIKELDYHPNQAAKALRQSRTTTLCCAFFGHNAEDIHDPYRNLIQSAFVAEANAHGYSMTIAFLDQEHPETLDHFRQRYLQGLFGGAVLVGTTLPSSHLLEIQAYGIQTVLFDHVLPDSVATTISADYEGGIATMVGHHIAQGRARLALLIPSGDPGSSAQARLRGFQQATLEHGVQAEVIPSSWSYASGEAAMQTLWASGARPDAVLAASDRIAAGALRAAHDLGLQVPTDVAISGFDDFEFAQYTSPQLTTLHVPHGEMAREAVRRLVAQVEQRELPPTDVFPVSLVVRESA